The following proteins are co-located in the Sporolactobacillus pectinivorans genome:
- a CDS encoding YjcZ family sporulation protein produces the protein MCSCGGYSGGYGSGSSFALIVVLFILLIIVGTAFVY, from the coding sequence ATGTGTTCTTGTGGTGGATACAGCGGTGGATATGGCAGCGGTAGCAGCTTTGCGCTTATCGTCGTTCTGTTTATTTTGTTGATCATTGTCGGTACTGCATTCGTTTACTAA
- the ligD gene encoding non-homologous end-joining DNA ligase, which produces MNVSINKDIEITHPEKTLWQNPSINKAQFISYLVKVSPHMLPFLRNRALTVIRYPHGVPGESFFQKHCPDYAPEFIQTVNVNDEESILCNDLSTLIWLGNQLAIEYHIPFQAVNSDYPNEVVFDLDPPDRQHFSLAIKAAKEMHEMFIRFGIVSYPKLSGSRGIQIHIPVHHLTLPYADTRLFTSFIARVLTEKFSSAFTIERLKKNRNGRLYIDYVQHARGKTIVCPYSPRGKEGATVAAPLRWEEVNDQLNMETFTIPFVLKRISNEECPMKDYFNQSNKTLLPLIDFIKKNA; this is translated from the coding sequence ATGAATGTATCCATTAATAAAGACATCGAAATTACTCACCCTGAAAAAACGCTTTGGCAAAATCCATCGATTAACAAAGCACAATTCATTTCTTATCTTGTAAAAGTTTCACCCCACATGCTTCCTTTTTTGAGGAATAGAGCATTAACCGTCATCCGCTATCCGCACGGTGTCCCCGGAGAATCCTTTTTCCAAAAACATTGTCCCGACTACGCACCAGAATTTATTCAAACCGTAAATGTCAATGATGAAGAAAGCATTCTTTGTAATGACTTATCGACGCTTATTTGGCTTGGAAATCAGCTGGCTATTGAATATCATATTCCTTTTCAGGCCGTGAATAGCGACTATCCAAATGAAGTCGTCTTTGACCTAGATCCGCCCGACCGTCAGCATTTTTCTCTGGCCATTAAAGCGGCAAAAGAAATGCATGAGATGTTTATTCGTTTTGGTATCGTCAGCTATCCTAAGCTTTCCGGCAGCAGGGGTATTCAAATACACATTCCTGTTCACCATCTCACGCTACCCTACGCGGATACCCGTCTGTTCACATCCTTCATCGCCCGTGTGCTTACCGAAAAATTTTCTAGCGCTTTCACAATTGAACGGCTGAAGAAAAACCGGAACGGCCGGCTGTACATTGATTACGTCCAGCATGCCAGAGGAAAGACCATTGTCTGCCCCTACTCTCCCCGAGGGAAAGAAGGGGCGACAGTTGCTGCACCTCTGCGGTGGGAAGAAGTAAATGATCAATTAAACATGGAAACATTCACGATACCTTTTGTATTGAAGAGAATATCAAACGAGGAATGTCCCATGAAAGATTACTTCAATCAAAGTAATAAAACATTATTGCCCTTAATTGATTTCATTAAGAAAAACGCATAA
- a CDS encoding YetF domain-containing protein has protein sequence MDIFEMLERSLGAFFVLLLLTRVLGKIQLNHSTSFNYATGITLGSITANIVIDKTIGIIQGFISLGIWTFAALLIGYLSLKSPRARLILNGEPLIVIKKGKIIEKAMRSAELNMDTLKMLLRCNNVFSVEDVDYAILETDGQLAVLKKSGQQTVTKKDLHIPTHQPLFLPAEIIVDGKIVEHNLKELNLDREWIQTQLKNSGVGSINDVFFAEIQSDGTLHVDKRDTHS, from the coding sequence TTGGATATCTTCGAGATGCTGGAAAGATCACTGGGGGCATTTTTTGTATTACTGCTGCTAACACGCGTTTTAGGGAAAATTCAATTAAATCACTCGACCTCTTTCAATTATGCAACCGGGATTACATTAGGTTCGATTACTGCAAACATTGTAATTGACAAGACTATTGGTATCATTCAGGGCTTTATAAGCCTGGGTATTTGGACATTCGCTGCCCTTCTTATTGGTTACTTAAGTCTTAAGTCGCCCAGGGCAAGATTAATTCTTAATGGCGAACCTTTAATCGTTATAAAAAAAGGAAAAATTATTGAAAAGGCGATGCGCTCTGCAGAACTGAATATGGATACTTTGAAAATGTTGCTCAGATGCAATAATGTATTTTCCGTTGAAGACGTAGACTATGCCATTCTTGAAACGGACGGTCAACTGGCTGTACTTAAAAAGTCCGGCCAGCAGACGGTTACAAAAAAGGATCTTCATATTCCAACGCATCAACCACTCTTTTTGCCGGCTGAAATCATAGTCGATGGAAAAATAGTGGAACATAATTTAAAGGAATTAAATTTGGACAGAGAATGGATTCAGACTCAATTGAAAAATTCAGGAGTTGGTTCAATTAATGACGTCTTTTTTGCAGAAATTCAAAGTGATGGAACACTTCACGTCGATAAAAGGGATACCCATTCTTAA
- a CDS encoding Ku protein, with translation MLRTMWKGSIQFGLVYIPIKLYTATEDKDIKLRMLHKDCMAPINYTRTCSKCGKEVKNEDIVKGYEYTPGQFIAISEEEINDLQDDMSKSVEIINFVNLSDIDPIYFEKSYFIGPDSGQGLRAYSLLRQTISDSGKIGLANIIMRSKQHLAAIRSYGNGMLLETLFYPDEVRAMNDVPGLNDIIAENAPKEVEIATQLVEQLTAEFKPENYKDNYRLKLEQLITNKVAGVKPAQKEEIPKANNVVDLLSALEASVKQNKPKKKTTSRRKKTI, from the coding sequence ATGCTGCGAACGATGTGGAAAGGATCAATCCAATTTGGTTTGGTCTATATACCCATTAAACTTTACACGGCAACGGAAGATAAAGACATTAAACTGCGGATGCTTCATAAGGACTGTATGGCGCCGATTAATTATACAAGAACATGTTCAAAATGTGGTAAAGAGGTAAAGAATGAAGATATTGTGAAGGGATATGAATATACGCCTGGGCAATTCATCGCGATAAGCGAAGAAGAAATCAATGATTTACAGGATGACATGAGTAAAAGCGTTGAAATCATAAATTTTGTCAATCTCAGCGATATTGATCCTATTTACTTTGAAAAGTCTTATTTTATCGGACCTGATAGCGGTCAAGGATTACGGGCATATTCTCTGCTTCGGCAGACGATTAGCGATTCGGGAAAAATCGGGCTGGCCAATATCATTATGAGATCTAAGCAGCATCTTGCGGCGATCCGAAGTTATGGAAACGGGATGCTGCTTGAGACACTGTTTTATCCCGATGAAGTTCGGGCCATGAATGATGTCCCCGGTCTCAATGATATCATCGCTGAAAATGCACCGAAAGAAGTAGAGATCGCTACACAGCTGGTTGAACAGCTTACCGCTGAATTTAAACCGGAAAACTATAAAGATAATTATCGGCTCAAGCTTGAACAATTAATCACAAACAAAGTGGCCGGTGTGAAACCTGCGCAAAAAGAAGAGATACCGAAAGCTAATAATGTGGTTGATCTTTTATCTGCTCTGGAGGCCAGTGTCAAGCAAAACAAGCCCAAGAAGAAAACAACGTCACGACGGAAAAAGACAATATAA
- a CDS encoding YjcZ family sporulation protein: protein MGYDGGYSGAGSSFALIVVLFILLIIVGTAFVY from the coding sequence ATGGGATATGATGGTGGATACAGTGGCGCTGGCAGCAGCTTTGCTCTGATCGTTGTTCTGTTCATTCTGTTGATCATTGTTGGCACAGCATTCGTCTATTAA
- a CDS encoding GerMN domain-containing protein, whose protein sequence is MMYRRRSLTIVAAVLLLLMLLAACGGAADQKPDSVSYVKNKSDLAKISKSNKYIQRELFLTDASGLLVPQPTGLPETHAPVKQVLGYLVKDGPVTDLLPSGFQAVLPSDTEVNSAVVDSRGQLTADFSKELLGARPEDQEKIVQSIVWTATQFDMVKSVTISVNGKTLNEWPGSGLPVGRDLTRADGINTTFGSVADVTASQPQTVYYLATDKGKSFDVPVTVRISDTGDLLSGLVNALIHEPVGSDFISAFNPDTQLLEKPVVSDGVVHLHFNSAIYEDKASKAISDQALRSLVLTLTGESGIRQVSIKIGNSGKVLLESGKTITGPVSRSMVNATGL, encoded by the coding sequence ATGATGTATCGTCGTCGATCACTCACCATTGTGGCGGCAGTGCTGCTTCTACTGATGCTGCTTGCCGCATGTGGCGGAGCTGCCGACCAGAAGCCGGACAGTGTGAGCTATGTTAAAAACAAATCAGATTTGGCTAAGATTTCAAAGAGTAATAAGTACATTCAGAGGGAATTGTTTCTGACCGATGCCTCCGGGCTGCTCGTTCCACAGCCGACCGGTCTTCCTGAAACTCATGCACCGGTGAAGCAGGTTCTTGGCTATCTGGTGAAAGACGGTCCGGTGACTGATTTGCTGCCCAGTGGATTTCAGGCTGTTCTCCCATCTGATACAGAGGTCAACAGCGCAGTGGTTGACTCACGCGGCCAGCTGACGGCAGACTTTTCCAAAGAACTCCTCGGAGCACGGCCTGAAGATCAGGAAAAGATTGTTCAGTCGATTGTTTGGACGGCAACCCAATTTGATATGGTCAAAAGCGTGACGATCAGTGTCAACGGAAAAACGCTGAACGAGTGGCCGGGCAGTGGGCTTCCGGTTGGCAGGGATCTGACCCGAGCGGATGGAATTAATACAACTTTCGGGAGCGTGGCTGATGTGACAGCCAGCCAGCCGCAGACTGTATACTACTTGGCCACTGACAAAGGAAAGTCTTTTGATGTGCCGGTAACGGTTCGGATATCGGATACGGGTGACTTGTTGTCTGGCCTGGTCAATGCGCTGATTCATGAACCGGTAGGGAGCGATTTTATCTCGGCATTCAACCCGGATACACAGCTGCTAGAGAAACCGGTCGTTTCTGATGGTGTAGTGCACCTCCACTTTAACAGCGCGATTTATGAAGACAAAGCATCGAAAGCGATCAGTGATCAGGCATTGCGAAGTCTGGTTCTGACGCTTACGGGAGAAAGCGGCATACGCCAGGTATCGATAAAGATCGGCAATTCCGGCAAAGTGCTGCTGGAATCAGGAAAAACGATTACGGGACCGGTATCGCGATCAATGGTAAATGCGACTGGGCTGTAA
- the rph gene encoding ribonuclease PH — protein MRPDGRKNDELRPIQIQPDFIIHPEGSVLITIGRTKVICNASIEEKVPPFMRGQKKGWITAEYSMLPRATPERTIRESSRGKVGGRTMEIQRLIGRALRSVVALDALGERTVWIDCDVIQADGGTRTASITGAFVAMVLAFKKAMDRGQIDKIPVNSYLAATSVGVHPVYGPILDLCYKEDATTDVDMNIVMNSKDRFVEIQGTGEEATFSDDELTELIRLAKKGIHELIAAEQSVIGDILTEQKAGINK, from the coding sequence ATGAGACCAGATGGAAGAAAGAATGACGAACTTCGACCCATTCAAATACAGCCTGACTTTATCATTCATCCCGAGGGATCTGTGCTGATCACTATTGGCAGGACAAAGGTGATCTGCAATGCCAGTATTGAGGAAAAGGTTCCGCCGTTTATGCGTGGGCAGAAAAAAGGGTGGATCACTGCCGAATACTCAATGCTCCCGCGGGCAACTCCGGAACGGACAATCCGTGAATCCTCCCGCGGGAAAGTAGGAGGCCGGACAATGGAAATCCAGCGCCTGATCGGCCGCGCGCTGCGCTCGGTGGTGGCGCTTGACGCGCTTGGCGAGCGGACGGTCTGGATTGACTGTGATGTCATCCAGGCGGATGGCGGCACCCGTACAGCGTCTATCACCGGTGCATTTGTTGCCATGGTTCTGGCGTTTAAAAAAGCCATGGATCGAGGGCAGATTGATAAAATTCCCGTTAATTCGTACCTGGCAGCGACTTCGGTAGGTGTTCATCCCGTTTACGGTCCGATTCTTGACCTGTGCTACAAAGAAGATGCGACAACAGATGTGGACATGAATATTGTCATGAACAGCAAAGATCGTTTTGTGGAGATTCAGGGCACAGGCGAGGAGGCTACTTTCAGCGACGATGAGCTGACTGAATTAATTCGGCTTGCAAAAAAGGGCATTCATGAACTGATTGCTGCCGAACAGTCCGTAATCGGCGATATACTGACGGAGCAAAAGGCAGGGATCAACAAGTGA
- a CDS encoding metallophosphoesterase family protein, with protein MKWLIVSDTHGLKSEVAELKNRYRGEVAAFIHCGDSELRADSPEIQDYLTVEGNCDFPGTFPDEMIRQSGSLKFLIVHGHLLGVRNSPVNLIYRGLEEKSDIICYGHTHFAGSFKEQGMIVINPGSLRLPRNYNEGTYVILDLSANQKEIKVNYYNFAGQPVNKFSAEYTWDH; from the coding sequence ATGAAATGGCTGATTGTCAGTGACACGCATGGCCTGAAGAGCGAAGTTGCTGAGTTGAAAAATCGTTATCGGGGGGAAGTGGCAGCTTTTATCCACTGCGGCGATTCGGAACTTCGTGCGGACAGTCCGGAAATTCAGGATTACCTGACTGTTGAAGGAAATTGTGATTTCCCGGGGACTTTTCCAGATGAAATGATCCGCCAGTCGGGTTCGCTCAAATTTCTGATTGTTCACGGACATCTGCTCGGCGTCAGGAATTCACCGGTCAACTTGATTTACCGCGGACTCGAAGAAAAGTCCGATATTATCTGTTACGGGCACACCCATTTTGCCGGATCGTTCAAGGAACAGGGCATGATCGTCATTAATCCTGGGAGTCTCCGCCTGCCAAGAAATTATAATGAAGGTACATATGTAATCCTCGATCTCAGCGCGAATCAAAAAGAGATCAAGGTAAACTATTACAATTTTGCAGGCCAACCGGTGAATAAGTTCTCGGCGGAGTACACATGGGATCATTGA
- a CDS encoding XTP/dITP diphosphatase yields MTQILIASNNQGKITEIKTLLADFQVEVRSLKDLGIDIDVPETGRTFQENAALKAETLSKKTNMITLADDSGLSVDAIGGEPGIFSARYSGPEKDSARNIDRLLGKLDGIPLEKRTAHFTCVLALSRPGKTTRFAEGRCNGLITLERRGNDGFGYDPVFLVPSAKLTFAEMGNEEKNRISHRALALQQLRENWKNWVGEEK; encoded by the coding sequence GTGACACAAATTTTGATTGCATCCAATAATCAGGGGAAAATCACGGAAATAAAAACGCTGCTTGCGGATTTTCAGGTGGAGGTACGTTCGCTGAAGGATTTGGGTATCGACATAGACGTCCCGGAAACGGGCAGGACTTTTCAGGAAAATGCCGCTCTAAAGGCAGAAACGCTCTCAAAAAAAACAAATATGATCACGCTTGCCGACGACTCTGGGCTTTCTGTTGACGCGATTGGCGGCGAACCGGGAATTTTTTCGGCACGTTACTCGGGCCCGGAGAAAGACAGCGCGCGGAACATTGACAGGCTGCTTGGGAAACTGGACGGAATTCCTCTGGAAAAGCGCACGGCTCATTTTACCTGTGTGCTGGCGCTCAGCCGGCCCGGAAAAACAACCCGCTTTGCCGAGGGGCGCTGCAACGGGCTAATCACACTGGAGCGGCGGGGGAATGACGGATTCGGCTACGATCCGGTTTTTCTTGTACCCAGTGCAAAATTAACTTTTGCGGAAATGGGTAATGAAGAGAAGAACAGAATCAGCCATCGCGCCCTTGCACTTCAGCAACTGCGGGAAAACTGGAAGAACTGGGTCGGTGAAGAAAAATGA
- a CDS encoding RNA ligase family protein — protein MKLKPIKPFEPVMVDKIPAGPGWIHQIKWDGVRILTYFDGKEIKLFNRNQNERTQNYPELTDVKSYVSAQSVILDGEVIALGADGKPSFHEIMRRDGIRRYERVKTMMQKVPIFYMIYDVIYFNGEWINNETLKARTGLLSKIIRTNDTIQVLSAQTNGVALFDTVRQQNMEGIVSKRLDSSYILSGKDDRWQKVKNYKDLIAVVGGATYRQGKVNAILLGLYNEQNQLIYVGHSGSGKLSSAEWGIIAQFIERIKIEKSPFSNQPKEGRQAQWIRPVLTVKVHYTNWTADRSLRQPVIQSFVNQDPKLCRFEA, from the coding sequence ATGAAACTTAAACCAATCAAACCGTTTGAACCGGTCATGGTCGATAAAATTCCAGCCGGCCCCGGCTGGATTCATCAGATAAAGTGGGACGGAGTCCGAATACTGACTTACTTTGATGGCAAAGAAATTAAACTGTTTAATCGAAATCAAAATGAACGAACACAAAATTACCCCGAACTCACAGATGTGAAATCATATGTTTCCGCTCAATCCGTTATCTTGGACGGCGAAGTCATCGCTCTAGGGGCCGACGGTAAGCCGTCGTTTCATGAAATTATGCGACGCGATGGTATCAGACGATATGAACGGGTGAAGACCATGATGCAAAAAGTGCCCATCTTTTACATGATTTACGATGTCATTTACTTCAACGGCGAGTGGATCAACAATGAGACGCTCAAAGCAAGAACGGGTTTGCTGTCTAAAATAATAAGAACAAACGATACGATCCAGGTCCTGTCAGCACAAACAAATGGCGTAGCCTTATTTGATACCGTCAGGCAGCAGAACATGGAGGGGATCGTTTCAAAAAGGCTTGACAGCAGCTATATTTTGAGCGGCAAAGATGATCGGTGGCAGAAAGTCAAAAATTATAAAGATCTGATCGCTGTTGTCGGCGGCGCGACCTACCGGCAAGGAAAAGTGAATGCCATTCTGCTTGGTCTCTACAATGAGCAGAATCAGCTCATCTATGTTGGACATTCGGGATCAGGAAAGCTGTCGTCGGCAGAGTGGGGTATCATCGCCCAATTTATTGAGCGTATAAAAATAGAAAAGTCACCTTTCTCTAATCAACCCAAAGAAGGAAGACAAGCTCAATGGATCCGGCCGGTTTTAACCGTTAAAGTGCACTATACAAATTGGACAGCTGACCGATCATTAAGGCAGCCTGTCATCCAGTCTTTTGTGAATCAAGATCCCAAATTGTGCAGATTTGAGGCATAG
- a CDS encoding DUF3231 family protein, with product MSRLMNIAETALDTMKSLTDNKKGPLHVGEIMDCWTYASYLDGVIDQYLVARNTTQDKELLDLFKEASDVTMAHKKELDQFMKEEHIPPTDGYHPKPKSDANAIPNSVRQTDKELINVLQINVVFAVEQCARAATRSLRADVGIMFFKFQTDKMMIGLKSKSLAQKKGWLRIPPSCNQTLLN from the coding sequence ATGTCGAGACTGATGAATATTGCCGAAACAGCGCTGGATACAATGAAATCTCTAACGGACAACAAAAAAGGACCGCTTCATGTCGGTGAGATCATGGACTGTTGGACGTACGCTTCATATCTGGACGGAGTCATTGATCAATACCTGGTTGCACGGAATACGACACAGGATAAAGAACTCCTGGACTTGTTTAAAGAAGCGTCTGACGTCACGATGGCCCATAAAAAAGAACTGGATCAATTCATGAAGGAGGAACATATTCCGCCAACGGACGGCTATCATCCGAAACCAAAATCAGATGCCAACGCAATTCCAAACAGTGTGAGGCAAACAGATAAAGAGCTGATTAATGTACTGCAAATTAATGTTGTTTTTGCAGTAGAGCAATGTGCACGTGCAGCCACCAGAAGCCTTCGCGCAGATGTAGGCATCATGTTTTTTAAATTTCAGACGGACAAAATGATGATCGGGTTAAAATCAAAATCACTTGCGCAAAAAAAAGGATGGCTCAGAATTCCGCCTTCCTGCAACCAGACATTGTTAAATTGA
- a CDS encoding DUF2975 domain-containing protein — MLILGEKGLSGLVKRLLDLLFLGGIGLFLSLPWSVKWYMSLLFYRPGEKYWFLLFFLYVTGFFALQIVYEIRQIFKTLNRRNPFKMDNVKSLNRIATASFLISIAYIVKIIFFNSFMTIILVMVFIITGFFSVILAEVFRQAVIVKEENDLTI, encoded by the coding sequence ATGTTGATTCTTGGTGAAAAGGGGCTTTCAGGACTCGTCAAGCGATTGCTGGATTTACTTTTTTTAGGCGGAATAGGGTTGTTCCTCAGTCTGCCATGGTCAGTGAAATGGTACATGAGTCTGCTTTTTTACAGACCGGGTGAAAAATATTGGTTTTTGCTCTTTTTTCTTTATGTTACCGGCTTTTTCGCGCTGCAGATTGTGTATGAAATAAGGCAGATTTTTAAAACGCTGAACAGACGAAATCCTTTTAAGATGGACAATGTCAAAAGCCTAAATCGAATTGCTACTGCATCTTTTCTTATTTCCATCGCCTACATTGTCAAAATTATTTTTTTCAACTCTTTTATGACGATTATTCTTGTGATGGTATTTATTATCACGGGCTTTTTTTCAGTTATTCTTGCTGAAGTATTCCGCCAGGCAGTAATCGTCAAAGAAGAAAACGACTTAACTATTTAA
- a CDS encoding helix-turn-helix domain-containing protein, with protein MAIAVNLDVVMAKKKMSASELASKVHITPANLSILKNNKAKAIRFSTLEAICKALDCQPGDLLEYVADD; from the coding sequence ATGGCTATTGCTGTAAATCTTGATGTCGTCATGGCTAAAAAGAAAATGAGCGCATCCGAGCTGGCATCGAAAGTGCACATTACACCTGCAAATCTTTCGATCTTGAAAAATAACAAAGCCAAAGCCATCCGTTTTTCTACATTGGAGGCCATATGCAAGGCTTTAGATTGCCAGCCGGGTGATTTATTGGAATATGTTGCTGATGATTAA
- a CDS encoding DUF4153 domain-containing protein, with protein MDDLTVKNRTVNRHHVPILHRKSNLLLLSAALLGTLVDVLFYDKFLGVSYPVFVIAFYVLFLWNVRKKVQVKLDLGWLLLIPIFMLSFAYLFFSNLVFYALNFIVIPVLVVMQTTLITKSAKRKWYSVYFIADLLYSFFYRPFACIALPFMFVAKALSSRIGIKKDSAFLKVFFGILITIPLLALIVSLLASADQVFGHFVDQIPSLFDAINLDALMPRFLLATLTALLSFSYIWSLMKPKPVSILLPEASTPFAKNNGFDPVIAMTFLSIINAIYVLFTLIQFSYLFGGFSFALPANFTYAEYARRGFFELIVVTLINFSILLFLLYFTKQDGKTINRMIRFLESLLVVCTLVMLVSAFVRMYLYEQMYGYTYLRVLTHAFMIFLFVLFIFTFYRVWKENVKLYKFYLLTAITAFVIINYMNIDVLITKFNIQRYDHTGKIDVDYLTSLSDDAIPEMTELLHAKDATTAGKIENYLLERRQYLEKKHPWQSFNLSHYKAEKVLSNYNLHLNNK; from the coding sequence ATGGATGATCTTACAGTGAAAAACAGAACAGTTAACCGTCATCATGTTCCGATCCTGCATAGAAAAAGCAATCTCCTTCTGTTAAGTGCCGCGTTGCTTGGCACCCTTGTTGATGTGTTATTTTACGATAAATTTTTAGGTGTTTCGTATCCTGTCTTTGTCATTGCTTTTTATGTTTTGTTTCTTTGGAATGTGCGAAAGAAAGTTCAGGTAAAGTTGGATCTCGGCTGGCTCTTGCTGATCCCAATTTTTATGCTGTCATTTGCTTATTTGTTCTTTTCCAATCTTGTCTTTTATGCTTTGAATTTTATCGTCATCCCGGTCCTCGTTGTCATGCAGACCACATTGATCACCAAAAGCGCAAAAAGAAAATGGTATTCCGTTTATTTTATCGCTGATCTTCTTTATAGTTTTTTTTACCGGCCGTTTGCCTGTATTGCCCTACCATTTATGTTTGTGGCCAAGGCACTCAGTTCAAGAATCGGCATAAAGAAGGACAGTGCTTTTCTAAAAGTTTTCTTTGGCATCTTAATTACAATTCCTCTGCTCGCTCTGATTGTCTCGCTACTCGCCTCAGCCGATCAGGTGTTTGGACACTTTGTCGATCAGATTCCGTCTCTATTTGACGCTATTAATCTCGACGCACTGATGCCAAGGTTTCTGCTTGCAACACTTACGGCGCTCCTGTCGTTCAGCTATATCTGGAGCCTTATGAAACCGAAGCCGGTATCCATCCTCCTGCCGGAAGCAAGCACTCCATTCGCTAAAAACAATGGGTTTGATCCTGTTATCGCGATGACCTTTTTAAGCATCATCAATGCGATTTATGTGCTTTTTACCTTGATACAATTTTCATACTTATTTGGCGGTTTTTCGTTCGCACTCCCGGCAAATTTCACCTATGCGGAATACGCCCGCAGAGGTTTTTTTGAATTGATTGTTGTCACGTTAATCAATTTCAGCATTTTATTGTTTCTCCTTTATTTTACAAAACAGGATGGAAAGACCATCAATCGAATGATTCGGTTCTTAGAATCTCTGCTTGTTGTCTGTACTTTAGTCATGCTGGTTTCCGCTTTTGTCAGAATGTACTTATATGAACAGATGTATGGCTATACGTATCTACGTGTATTGACACATGCTTTTATGATCTTTCTGTTTGTCCTTTTCATCTTTACTTTTTACCGCGTTTGGAAGGAAAACGTGAAACTCTACAAATTTTATTTGCTGACCGCAATTACCGCCTTTGTAATCATTAATTATATGAACATTGATGTGCTGATTACGAAATTCAATATACAGAGATATGATCACACGGGAAAAATTGATGTTGATTATCTCACATCGCTCTCCGATGACGCAATTCCGGAGATGACAGAACTGCTTCATGCAAAGGATGCCACAACCGCAGGAAAAATTGAGAACTATTTATTGGAAAGGAGACAATACCTCGAAAAAAAGCACCCGTGGCAATCCTTCAACTTATCCCATTATAAAGCGGAAAAAGTGCTTTCTAATTATAATCTTCACCTGAACAACAAATAA
- a CDS encoding L,D-transpeptidase, with product MAVRIDISTSKHELKLFDDHSLIKTYPIAVGKRSSPTPIGSYLIINKQSNPGGPFGVLWMGLSKPHYGIHGTNTPSSIGKDVSLGCIRMFNSDVLDLSSKIPIGTRVFIHQ from the coding sequence ATGGCGGTACGGATTGACATATCAACATCAAAACATGAATTAAAGCTGTTTGATGATCACAGTCTTATCAAAACTTATCCCATCGCCGTTGGTAAGAGATCGTCCCCCACGCCTATTGGAAGCTACCTGATTATTAATAAACAATCGAATCCCGGCGGCCCCTTTGGTGTGCTTTGGATGGGTTTGTCAAAACCCCATTACGGTATACATGGGACAAACACCCCATCCTCAATTGGCAAGGATGTGTCGCTCGGATGCATTAGGATGTTCAATTCGGATGTTTTAGACTTGTCGTCTAAAATTCCGATTGGGACCAGAGTTTTTATTCATCAATGA
- a CDS encoding YjcZ family sporulation protein encodes MWGYPGYPVDGACGCGPGYGGYGFGRGFALIIVLFILLIIIGATFAY; translated from the coding sequence ATGTGGGGTTATCCTGGTTATCCTGTTGATGGCGCGTGCGGATGTGGTCCTGGATATGGTGGTTATGGATTTGGTCGTGGTTTTGCCTTGATCATCGTTCTTTTCATCCTGTTGATTATCATTGGAGCAACTTTTGCTTATTAA